One Ctenopharyngodon idella isolate HZGC_01 chromosome 9, HZGC01, whole genome shotgun sequence DNA window includes the following coding sequences:
- the twist2 gene encoding twist-related protein 2 translates to MEESSSSPVSPVDSLVTSEEELDRQQKRFGRKRRHSKKSSEDSSSPSSVNKRSKKPSPSSTQSFEELQNQRVLANVRERQRTQSLNEAFASLRKIIPTLPSDKLSKIQTLKLASRYIDFLCQVLQSDEMDNKMSSCSYVAHERLSYAFSVWRMEGAWSMSASH, encoded by the coding sequence atggaaGAGAGTTCAAGCTCTCCCGTCTCCCCAGTGGACAGCCTGGTGACCAGCGAGGAGGAGTTGGACAGACAACAGAAAAGGTTCGGGAGGAAGAGGAGACACAGTAAAAAGTCGAGCGAGGACAGCAGCAGCCCGAGCTCCGTGAACAAACGGAGCAAAAAGCCGAGCCCGAGCAGCACTCAGTCGTTCGAGGAGCTGCAGAACCAGCGCGTGCTGGCGAACGTCAGGGAGAGGCAACGGACTCAGTCGCTGAACGAAGCGTTCGCGTCTTTGCGCAAAATCATCCCCACGCTCCCCTCGGATAAACTCAGCAAGATACAGACGCTCAAGCTCGCCTCCAGGTACATTGATTTCCTCTGTCAAGTGCTGCAGAGCGACGAGATGGACAACAAGATGTCGAGCTGCAGCTACGTCGCGCACGAGAGACTCAGTTACGCCTTTTCGGTGTGGAGGATGGAGGGCGCGTGGTCGATGTCTGCGTCCCACTAG